The following is a genomic window from Saccopteryx bilineata isolate mSacBil1 chromosome 4, mSacBil1_pri_phased_curated, whole genome shotgun sequence.
CCGGGTGCTTGGGCGGCCCCACGTGAGCTGGTATGGGGAGTAGCCTTGGTAGGTGACTTTATTGACGTCAGCCCCACACTTCAACAGGAGAGACACCAGGTCGGGATTCTGCAGGTCCACCGCGAGATGAAGGGCAGTTCGGCCATTACAGGGCTCCTGAAACCAAAAGGAATTTGAGATGTTTGTTGTGTTTGGAATTTCTGCATGCAACAAAAGCATATGAAATCTCAAGTGAGGAGGGCCCTAGAACCCGATGCATTCCATTTGGAGGCATGAAACACTCACCTGAGCATTCACATCAGCACCCAAGGCCACCAAACGCTCCACAATGCCCAGGTAGCCATGGATAGAGGCTAAGTGCAGACACGTGTGGCCTAGAAGAACAATAGAAAAGAAAGGTATAATCACTTGTTCCAACCAGCACATTGCAAGCAGAATCTTCCATCTATTCTTTTGAGGGACAAATTCTTCTGAAGAATCTGGTTTCTGAATAAACTTTATAAAGGCATCAAATAGGCCTTTTGCACACATATTTTTCTCAACCTTTCACATGTTGACAGTTTAAGCTCTTGTCTGGaacccacctcccccttctccacAGTTGCTCGCTCTCTGATGGGCAGGGCAGCGCAGGGCAGGAGACGTACCATTGTAGTTGGTGGCCTGCAGGATAGAGTGGAGGTGCTGGGTCCCACAGCTCTGAGTCAGGACTCCCACACTGGCTAGGCAGCCCTGCTCACAGGCAAGGTGTAGGGGGGTATTTCCTCGAAAGTCCCGGAGCTCAGGATCACAGCCAGCTTCCAAAAGTGCCTCAGCAATTTCTGGCTGGTTGGTGATCACAGCCAAGTGGAGCGGAGTCTACAAACAGAAAGGGGAACACAGAGAGGGTAAGTCAAGGACCAAACTCACAGTCTGAGTTCCCCCTGAATCCCATAGATTCCCCAGGTTGTGGGTGCTGCTCCTCCCTGACAGGTGCAAAGGGCAAAGGGCAAGGCAAATACCAGAGGCTTCATAAAGGCCTCACCAAATCAGTGGAATTTTCTTTACTTTACTCAGCATTCTTTCTAGAATGCTGGCTGATTTGAATGTAAAAGGTTACGTTGAATGATGATCACTGACTTAATTTTATAAAGGATTAGGAGCATTGTGCTAGATCACGGGGTCAGAGACAAGGGGCCAGGCAAGAGGCGCACCTGCTGCAGATTGTTCTGGAAGTTAAGAAAGGCCAGGTCTCCCTTCACTTGGCGGACCACTTCCAGAGTCAGTGCCTTTTCTTCATGGATGATGGCTAAGTGCAGGAacctgaggggaagagagggaaaaacccCCGGGGTGAGTACAATGCGTGGGGCCTAGGGAGGCGCGGGCTGCGGGGGATTGCGCAAGGCCGGGGTTTCTGGAGGCCGAGACCGCGGTGTTTTCCGCGAGGTTATTATGAGCTGAGTGTTCCTGGCAGGCGCCCAGGGACTTTCCGGCCCCCCCCTCCCCGGAGGGCGCCGACCAGACCGCCCCGCCCTCCCGCCGGGCCGGAACGCCCTGTACTTCCCCTCCCGGCCGCGCCGCGCCCGCCAGCCGGGCAGAAACGCCCGCCCCTCTCGCCCGCCGGGACTTCGCGTCCCCGCcgccgccccgcccccagccgcGAGGACCCGGACAGGGGTGGGGGCTGTGCCCGGCCGTAGAACTGTGCGTGGCCGCAGGGCCGAGCGGTGGCACCGCGGCCCCTGAACGAACCTGATCCCCTGCCGCTGCAGCTTTGCACGGTCCCGGGGTCGGTGCATAAACCCCGGGCCCACGGCCGCAACGCGGGCCGCGCGACTGGCGCTGCAGGCCCGGTGCCCCCGCCCGGCCCGGCCACCGAGGCCCACGACACTTACGAGTCTCCGTCCTCGGTGAGCTGCTGCTTCCAAGGCTCAGAGCTGCGCGGCACCTCCGGAGGCTGGAGGCGGATCTCCTGCAGCTCCTTCACCATCTGCTCGTACTCCTCATCCTTCATGGAGTCCAGGCCGCTGTCGTGGCGGTCGTCCAGCAGTCGCTCCTTCTTGAGCGCGTCCCTGGGTGCCTCCATGGTCCAGTCTTGGGCTTGCTCGGCGGGGTGAAACATGGCGTGTGACAGTTCCAGGCGCTGCTGCTCCGGTGCGCTAGGCCGCTGGCTGCGCGATCGCTCCCTCGCAGTGTCGCAGGCGGGCGGGACCGCGGGCTCGCACTGTTGTGGGCTCGGCAGCGCCGCCGCGGCGCCCTATAAACGCTGGCTGGGGATTTCTCCGGGGCGGGGTCAGGCGCGGGGAATTTCCAAGCCAGTCAGACCAGAAAAGAGAACTGGCCTCGTCTTTTGCTAGGGGAAAAGCAATTTAAACCCTGATACGGGGTTCATTAGAGAAACTCCCTGCGATGAGCCACTGGGGTCAGATACAGGGAACTTTTTGATGAAAGCTGAGTGGCTGGAAAGTCCTCCCGACAAGGCCCCCTCCCCCGGTACTTccctgcagcctgcactcagtAATATTGTCCCTCTGCAACAAACCTTTCCTTGGGGTTTCCCACGAGGATTTGATTTGGGGTCGTCGTCTGCTAGGATCCCAGGGACGCAGACTCACTAGGCGGTTCCTCATTGGGGTTTGCCATCCTGCCagtcttttccattttttgatattttgaaaaCGCGAGTGGAAATGATGGCCCGGTGTAGAGATTCGTTTCCCCAAACTTCCCTGCGCGGGGAAGGACGTACTGGTGGTAAGAGTTGCCTCTGCTTTCCCGCCGACTCCAAGCTGTTTGCAGTGCAGGGACCTGTAGCACATCCCAGCCCCCTCAGGTAGAAATTACGGAAGTTTTGGCATTAAAAATCTAAATGCTTGGAGGACTCTCAAATCATTTCCTAGGGTTTACCAACCCtaggtggtggtgggaggggtggagggggaggcaaGCATTCAGCCCTTATgcggggtgagggtggggtggagaggggaaTACAGAATGTAAGCATAATTTCTTTTCAAGTAGGGCAAGGGGTTAATTTTTGCAGTAGAGATTGTCGATATCTTGCAATGACAAAATAATTATTGAGGTCTTGTCCCCTGATTTGCACTGTGCTGCTGCAGAGAATGGATCCTGAGCCTACTTCTGGCTGCTCAGCTGGGAGACTTTCTGATGCatttggagaaggaggctgaagaACGGGTTGAGTAGTGCCTTACCCATTGGTCCTTGAGGATGGCTAAAAAAGCAGCCCTAGGCAAACTGCAGGTGGCTAAAGGCAGCCCCAACattgcccccccctccccgctccTCCAGGCTCCTTGCTGTCCTGTCCTGGGGGAGAGCAGCAGCTGGACATATCCATGCAAAAATGTGGGTAGTCACTCCAGGCTCACCATCCTCGGGTTTCACCTGCAGAAATAAAACTTATGCTCCTCTTTGCACCCCCACCTCCTAGCCAACAAGTCAcaaatttaattgatatttctctAGAATTGGTCCAGGCAAAACAAAGCTACTTCAATCAGAGCTCTTTAGAATTAGTCCCAGGAGGCCTCTATAGCTTTGTGGAGATTTCTGGCAATTGTTGCAATCATCTTTAACCTAACTGGCTGTGTACTAACGAGccattctctctgactcttcccctCTCTACTCCCAATATCTGAATGTAGGGAATCTGGGTCAATTGGGGTGACAGACAAaatatgagggaaaaaaaataaaaaaataaaacttcaaggtGTGATCACACgctaaaatgaaaaattcctgGTGATAGACTCCATTGTCTCTACAGGCATATGATATATACAATGTACAATTTTTGAGGCAAAGTGGAATAGTTACTAGTAGATCTCAATTCCAGACTCAATCTCCAGAAAAGCTGCATATTAATTGGAGAGATCAGTTAACTTTGCTGTGGTATACCTGCTTTTATAATAATAAGATTAGGTTGGATGCTATTTagggttctttgtttttttgttttaccaGCTTAAAAACTGTACCACTTGGCTACAACTGCGTGTATAACTCTGCTTAAGGGGGACCGTGTCTCTTGGAATAATTCACAGTATAAATTTTTGAGAGGACTCCAATACTTTATGCAACATAGTGTTCTCAGAACTAGTCTTGTAAGATAGGTCTTGTTCCTACTTTCCTAAGCAGAAACTGAAATGCAGAGAAATTTACCTGGGTACCATGTGGCAGTTTGTATAATATCCAACATATTACTCATTTGGTCAAAGCAGTTATagcattatcatttttaaaaacacattttgaaaatgaGACTGAAAACACTATAATTTGGAAGATACTCAAAGTATTTTCTACTCCAATTGTTAGGTAAAATAGAAGTTGTTAGATGTTCCCCTTTCTGGGGATATTTGTATCTGTAAAAAGTACAGAAATGTCAAATTCTAAAGGCCCCACTCATAAAGAATACCATAGAAGAGGATTTTTAGCTGCAGgtttaaaatgattattacaaagaaaagcatgcagcctgaccagtggtggtgtattgattagagcatcaacccaggatgctgaggtcctatgTTTGAaattgaggttgctggcttgagtgccggGTTTCCaccttgagcatgtgatcattgacatgatcccttggtcgctggctggagcccaaaggttgctggcttgagcaaggggtcactggcttggctggagcccctggtcaagtcatgtatgagaagtaatcaaaggacaactaaagtgcagcaactacaagttgaggcttctcatttctctccctttctgtcctctcttgcaaaaaaaaaaaaaaagtcatgcatAAGTAAAAAGTATCTCAGGATTAAGTGTCTTTGCACCTCCCTTTATGTTTCCTATGGCCTTCGgcaacctgggggggggggggttattacTGATTGCTTAGTGTGACACCTAGTGGTAAGAGTCAGACACAGGTGTCCCCTGATTTGTCACAGCGCTTTTGGAAATTTTGGGAGGCGCTGAGCTTTGATGACCGGTCCCTCACGGTGGGGATTCccaacattttgtttttctgcaaCCTGGGAGACAGTTTTGAACAACGAGATCTAGCAGGTTATCTCTCTATTATGTATAGCTCTAAATCAACAAACATTACAACTTGGGCAATAAAGAACATACCTGCAAATCAGAAAGCATGAGCATAAGGGACAGACGACTGTAAAACTGATTATTGGTTTAGAAAGAACTTTATGGACTTTTGGGTTAAGAGTTCTCCCCAATATGTTTTTGTCAAACATATTCTGTGATCTTGACCATCTTAAAGATGTTAAACCTTAGGTAATTCAGTTTTAATGTCATTTGGTTTTTTCCTATTTAAtgcaaaagataaaagaatgaataCGTTAAAACCTTGAAACTGCTTTGTATTTTAGCACAGAGTGCAGCCATAGGGAATGACAAGATGGATGGCCAGTGATGATCAAGGGCTTCACCGTGGCCGGTGAGACTTCATGTACTCCTGCTGGATGGAAAATGTGCAATGGAAGCCAAACCTACTGCCTCAAGTGCCCAGCAGCCTGGCAGCATGGAGATCTTTCTTTAGGTTCAGTCAAGCAGTCCCACATTTGGCTTTCCTTCACATTGTGGGCAGAGTGTCCTGTGTCAGATACCCTGGCCAATTAAGCCGGAAGTGTGTTAGCCCCAGCAAATTGATTGCAGCTAGGCTGAAAGAGAGAGGAGCCATGACAGAATCCTGGATGGAGGTCAAGAGAGGCAGGCCCATCACTGATGGACAGCTCTGCTGTGAAATTCTGGGTTTCTATTCTGCTTCCAATCCTATGctcagtcttccttcctcctgctgtGGTTAGCAACCACCTCCATCCAGCCCTGCAGAACCTGGAGCTCCCAAGCTCCGGATTTCCCCAGAGGAAAATACCTGTCAGGACCTTCATTTGTAGTGACCTGAAAATAAGCCTTATCAAAgcctttatatatttcttttgctaTACATTCTGCAATTTAATAAGGTTCAAAACTTTCAAGGGTATCAAACTCAAATACCTCTCCACAGAAGAGAGAAGCCAGCCATGTGAATCCCAGAGGAGTGGCGGCAGCTCTGACAGTCTAGACCTGAGAGGGCATGTATCTTGTACTCAGCTTAGGCAATTTCTGCCAAGCAGTGCTTTGAGTTCAGTGCTGATattctattgttaaaaaaaatcagaaaatggatTTTGATgcgaatattttcaaattttaaaatattgtgacaACCAAACAAAATGCATTTCTATATTTTGGCTACATTGAGCCCACAGGCCCTGAGTTTACAACCTGTTTTTCAGCCAAGGTATGATGCTGTCATGGTGCTTCGGAGGCAGGCACCTGCCCTTGGTTCCCTTGGTGTCGTGGGGGCTCCGCTTCCACATGTAACCGGAGGCCAGGAGGAGTGTGTCTGTCCAGGGAGCCTGCCTCTGGCAGGCAGACTGGAATCAGAGATTCTAAACCCTGAACAATTTTTTATCCCTCCCCGAAAGAACTGTTGAACAATACACAGTAAAATAAGATTAACAAGCTCAACAAAATtctgtgttgggtttttttttttcccagagactagggttttttgtttgtttttctcttttttaaaactcaaattctttCAATAGATATCTCCTTGAGGTGTTCCCGCTCTGCTGGTGCCTCAGGCGTGGGCCTAGCCTGCCTGGCAGGTAACCCGTGCCAGGGCAGGAGGAGGCCTGCACGTGTCAACTCCCCACTAAAATGCTTGGCTCTCCCTTTTCACTGTTTGTTGGCGGTAACCAAGTAATACCTGTAGGTGTGCAGGTTGTTCACGGTTCTGTTGTGTTTGGGGAGGAGAAGCTGggtgaggaaggggtggaggCACATCACTTCCTCTTCATGTTAGCATATGTGCTCTTTTGTCTTGGGTGTAAATTCCTTCTGAGTTGAGTCAACTTAGCACTAGGGCAGTTCTGCGCAAACGCCTGGTCCTTGGCTGGATATGGCACGTAAATGAGAGGAGGTCCCTGCTCTTGGGCACCATAATCAGATGAGGAGCTTATTAAGGTCCTTTCAGTGTCAGAGGCAAAATCCACTACCAGAAACTATTAAGAGATGTGGATTTTCCCCCTCTATatggtctaaggcaggggtccccaaattacggcccacgggccgcatgcggccccctgaggccatttatccagcccccaccgcacttccagaaggggcacctctttcattggtggtcagtgagaggagcatagttcccattgaaatactggtcagtttgttgatttaaatttactcgttctttattttaaatattgtatttgttcccattttgtttttttactttaaaataagatatgtgcaatgtgcacagggatttgttcatatttttttttatagtctggccctccaacagtctgagggacagtgaactggccccctgtgtaaaaagtttgggaacccctggtctaAGGTGTAGGGAATGCTTTAGGACCAAGGTAAACAGAATCATAGTTGTTAAAAGGTTTGCCTCAGATTACATATAGAGTGAAGATTTAGGAACCTTAATCCACAGCTCTTTCTTGTAATCGCTAAGACAGTGTCTTTCCCAAACCTCCTTTTAGAGCCTCTGTTCTCTGGAGTAGACCCAGATTTACTTGGATGAATATTAAATATTGAGATGTATTGGAGGCTTATCTCTGAGGCTTTTAATGGagatatctattaaaatattatgaaagttatccttaggatttttattttaatgtttattttatgattttagagagaggaagggagagacaaaggAATATcagtctgcttctgtatgtgccctgaccgggggtcgaaccggcaacctctgtgctttggaacaaaACTACAAATGATCTATCCGGCTGGGGCTAGGCTGACTTTTAAATacttgaagaaaatgaaatacagagTAAGAAAGGTCACAAACAGAATCCATGACCAGGGAGATTGGGGGAAACTGGATGGAACATTTTTCCTTTGTTACCAGTCTCAGCTGTCAGAGTCCAGCCCCATGACTGTGACATAGTCCCTCTGGATAAGTCACTCAGCTTGGCTCAGGAATGCTCATCATTTCCTATATCCTAGGACTGTTTATAGGCTACTGTTTAGGGATAATTTTTCCAAGAACACTGATACTTTCAGAAAGTGAGGTAGATTAATGCATCACCAAATCTTTAAATGCTCACATTTGAAAACTGGGCCAATTTGAAAGAGAAGTtaaagggtgtgggaaaaagggTGTAGGGGTGCCCCTTACATTCACTGATGGAAACTCAAGAAGCTAGGGAGGATGTGGGTGGGGTGACAGCACGGATATAGGTCTTGGCAAATTATCTGTATGAATGTGATGATGGAGAGAAAGCAGGGAAGCCCACCTAGCTACAATGTTGGCTCTGCTGCCTTGAAAGACTTAAATTCACCTCCAAGGCTTCAGGGCAGGGGGTAGAGGGAAGGATGAGGATTCACAGGAAAAAGAGGAGACTACACTCAGGGCAAGAGCCTGGAGTAGGGGGAGTTAGGTTAGGAGCAACAGTGGAATTTGTCCTTCACAAAAGGCAGTGTGGGACCAAATGAGTACAGTATGGATGGTACTGTCTGCAGCGACATCTTCAGGCCATCTGGGGAATAAGTTCTTTGAAGAATCATTTTATTGAGGGGATTTCAGGAAAGTTGGGTTGAGGATGTTCACTGATACTGGATATTTAGATGTGATGATAGTACATCATTTATCACAGCCCCAGGGGAAATCTCTAAGTGTCCCCTCTCCTGAAGTCCCCATAGCTAATTAATTCAGTTTATTCTATTTTTGAAATGGCACAAGCCATCACCTTCCCATTTCCACCTTTCCCACATTAGTGCAGGCCCTGTTTTACCATAGTAGCCTCTCAGTTGGTTATTTATACACTTATTAAACACAAGGAAGGCACTTGATGTGGTTTATTCTATTCGATCTTCACAACCATTCAGTTAGGTAAGtatcattatttctgttttaaagacATGTGAGACTCAGAAGGGTAGAGTCACTCACTCAGAAGCCAGCGTTCACCCTGTGCTGCCCTCTCATTGTTCTTCTCCAGACTCTACAATATTGCTTGACTGTtcctattttaaaagttttggcACAAACTTATGTTGTATTATTtgtagtattaaaaattaattagttttttttccaggagagatagggagacagagacagaaagggagagttgagaagcatcaccttgtagatgcagcactttagttgttcatcaactgcttctcatatgtgccttgatgcgggGGGCAGGCACTCCAgttgagcaagtgacctcttgctcaagccaaccacctaggactcaagccagtgaccttgggcagcaacctttgggttcaaacctgtgaccatgggatcatataggtgaccccatgcttaagctgatgaccctgtgctcaagctgatgagcccgtgctcaagccggcaaccttggggtttcgaacctgggacctcagcatcccaggtcaaagctgtatccactctgccaccaccagtaaggaaaaataataatcagtTTTTAAATTGAAACATAACATTTGCACAtggttaaaaatagtttaaaaattcaaatagtaTAAAAGGATTACAGTTTTACAACTACATCTTCTTTCACTACTGTTTCAACAAACCTTTTCATCATGTCACTTCCTGTAACAGAATGTCTAGTGACTTACCATGGCCTGCAGGACGGTCTGAGTTGTTCAGACAGCATTTAAAGCCTTCCACAGTCTGACTCCACCCAGCTTAGCTACTCCCAGTCTGCATTTCTCCCCAAGAACACTTCGCTACAGCTGCTCTGGCCTTCACTGGAATATGtcctctgctctccctccttgTCCAAGGACCAACGCCTTTTTACTTCCTTTGCAGGACCCCCACCCTCTTTTCCAAGAGTCCTTCCCTGTCTTCTCCCTGCATTGCTCTGCCCTCTTCTGAATCCTAATTCTACAGTCTGTCTTGCATAATTGGACCTGTGGTCATATGTTGCATTATATTGCTTAGTTATTGCTCATGTCCCTTTTAttataagttaatttttatttttgcttatctcAAGAGCTCATCTGGTCCAGCTTCTGCCTTGGAGAGAGTTAGGtgttatcattctcattttactAAGAAAGTAGGCACTGGGGACTATGGTCTATTAGAAAGACAGGAGTACAAAACAGAGCCTGCATAGAACTTGGCCCACCTGGGGACTGGAGCACTAGTAAGAGGAGTGGAGAGATTATAGATAGACCTAGATGGTGCCAccatctcttctttcctcttttgctgCCTGACAGTGACCTCTGGGGTGGGACCCAGCATAAGGAAGAAGACTCTGCCTTCTCAAAGCCTTCAGATGAAGATAGATGAGGTCCTATAGACTTGCTTATGGCTTAGCTCATCTCCCCAGGACAAGAGATCAAAACAGAAATTAGGACAGAAGCTCTAGTCTAGAGATATTAGATACACAGAGTATCCCCTGTGTCAAAAATCCCTCGGGGATATAAAATGAGGGGAAGGAGGCTGAATCATTCTGGTTGATGTAGAGGTTGCCCAGTGAGACAGTGCATCATTGAAGTGCCCGTCCATGTGCTGCAACGCTGAAGCCCATGGACATGTGACtggctgggcccagcagaggtgcTGCTGTATCAGCCCAGCGGCTGCCCTTCAAGGGTGACCTTTGATGCCTCTCAGAAGCAGCAGCATTTCCAGCACCAAATAGCCTCCCTCAAGAGCTTGACCTAATTTAATAAAGCACACAAAACTAGCCTACTCAGTCAGTATTTAAAATGAGAAGCTATTGGTGTGCCAAGAATAATGTATGCTTTGTAGTTTATCTGACTCAGGCAGCATCTAGAACAATTCATTTCCTGGATAAGTTTCTCTTAAAGAGGAAATCCTGGGAAGGAGTTTAGATTATCCAGGGTGGGCTCCACATCTTGGACTCTGatcacagagaacttcattaaaataacattaaGTCATGAATATAcactaaattgttttataaaagtaGCACAAGAAGCTATTAGACATATTAGATGTCAGGCCATATTGGCAACTTTCAACTGTTGAAAGCTACCTTCTCATTTCAAgtctgttttttgggttttttttttagctcccgtcctcccccattgatttgagaaagagagagagagaagcattaactgattattctacttagttgtgtacttaCTGGTTGCTTTCCCTAaatgcctgactggggatcaaatgcGTGACCTTGGCCAGGACAActctctatccacagtgccaccaggCCAGGGTTCACTTAAAGTCTTTTAATTCTCACTTCAGGTCTAGCAGCTTGTCAGGCCCACGCTGGGTGATTTACACTGGCAAGAGCAAGATTGAAAACGAACCTATATGGGGGGTTGCTGGTCTGTAGGATGTTGAACTGAAGCTAAAAATAGGTGGGGGTTCCTGGGGAGCCTCCTTCCTGGCCACAAGtaccacaaaaagaaaactcactGGGGAAACCTTCCCACAAAAGAGGACAAAAGCCCCCGCCTTTGTCACCCCTTTGCCCCACAGAAAAAGCTCAAGGTGACAGAGAATTTGGTGTTTTCAAAATGTCATGACTCCCACAGACTGGCTCTCACTGTCTCCCTCCCCTAGACCTCTGACTGGAACTTTTTCCTCTGGTCGAATTTACCTTCTTAGTTTCTGCTCCAAGATCAAGCATAGATGACTCTCCCTAAATGTCTGTACCTATTTTAGTCAAAGGACAGCTTaagagtcctggccagatagttcagttggttaaagcattgccCTGATATGTTAAGGATGTAGGTTCATTCCCTGCTCAgaccacatacaggaaaagatcaatgtttctgtctctctttcttcctctctttctaaaatcaataaataatttttaaataaaggactACTTAAGATCAAGGAAATGTGAAATAGTGATGCACATGgctaatctgaaaaaaaaaaaaaaaacacaaaaaaacaaaacacaaccctctaaagaataaaaattttgcctgaccaggcagtggtgcagtagatagagcatcggcctgggatgctgaggacccaggcttgtctggcttgtgtgtaggctcaccagcttaagcgtgagtgaggttgctggcttgaggtgggatcatagacatgagcccatggtcactggcttgagtctaaag
Proteins encoded in this region:
- the NFKBIA gene encoding NF-kappa-B inhibitor alpha gives rise to the protein MFHPAEQAQDWTMEAPRDALKKERLLDDRHDSGLDSMKDEEYEQMVKELQEIRLQPPEVPRSSEPWKQQLTEDGDSFLHLAIIHEEKALTLEVVRQVKGDLAFLNFQNNLQQTPLHLAVITNQPEIAEALLEAGCDPELRDFRGNTPLHLACEQGCLASVGVLTQSCGTQHLHSILQATNYNGHTCLHLASIHGYLGIVERLVALGADVNAQEPCNGRTALHLAVDLQNPDLVSLLLKCGADVNKVTYQGYSPYQLTWGRPSTRIQQQLGQLTRENLQMLPESEDEESYDTESEFTEDELPYDDCVIGGQRLTL